One stretch of Streptomyces sp. A2-16 DNA includes these proteins:
- a CDS encoding MFS transporter: MTAPAPAAVSQGHPQRWLILGVICLAQLTVLLDNTILNVAIPSLTSELGAATSDIQWMINAYSLVQSGLLLTAGSAADRYGRKKMLAAGLVLFGVGSLVAGLADSTGQLIAARAGMGVGGALLMTTTLAVAMQIFAPEEQPKAIGIWAAVNSLGFATGPLLGGFMLNHFWWGAIFLINLPVAALALVAVVLLVPESKNPQGDRPDLLGALLSTIGMASLVFAIISGPEHGWTSGRVLVPAAVAVVVLAGFAYWESRIPHPMLDMHFFRDRRFTGAVAGAVLITFGMGGSLFLLTQHMQFVLGYGPLEAGLRTAPLALMIVALNFTGLSAKWSTRLGTPLSIGLGMAVMALGLLSIATLTDHGYPGTLLGLVLIGAGAAVASPAMAHAIMSAIPPEKAGVGAGINGTVAEFGQGLGVAVLGAVLNARFATLVSVAAASLPAALAQAGSVSERARITEAFASGLESSQLVGAVAVLLGGVVAGVLLRRAERGEVA, encoded by the coding sequence ATGACCGCTCCCGCCCCCGCCGCCGTCTCCCAGGGCCACCCCCAGCGCTGGCTGATACTCGGCGTCATCTGTCTCGCGCAGCTGACCGTGCTGCTCGACAACACGATCCTGAACGTGGCCATCCCCTCCCTCACCAGCGAACTGGGCGCCGCCACCTCCGACATCCAGTGGATGATCAACGCGTACTCACTGGTGCAGTCGGGTCTCCTGCTCACCGCGGGCAGCGCGGCCGACCGCTACGGCCGCAAGAAGATGCTGGCCGCGGGCCTGGTGCTGTTCGGCGTGGGCTCGCTGGTCGCGGGCCTCGCGGACTCCACCGGTCAGCTGATCGCGGCACGGGCCGGGATGGGCGTGGGCGGAGCGCTGCTCATGACCACGACGCTCGCCGTCGCGATGCAGATCTTCGCGCCCGAGGAGCAGCCGAAGGCGATCGGGATCTGGGCGGCGGTGAACTCGCTGGGCTTCGCGACCGGCCCCCTCCTCGGCGGCTTCATGCTGAACCACTTCTGGTGGGGCGCGATCTTCCTGATCAACCTGCCGGTCGCCGCGCTCGCCCTGGTCGCGGTCGTGCTCCTGGTCCCCGAGTCGAAGAACCCGCAGGGCGACCGCCCCGACCTGCTGGGCGCCCTGCTGTCCACGATCGGCATGGCCTCCCTGGTGTTCGCGATCATCTCCGGCCCCGAGCACGGCTGGACGTCCGGCCGGGTGCTGGTGCCGGCGGCCGTGGCGGTCGTGGTCCTCGCCGGATTCGCGTACTGGGAGAGCCGGATCCCCCATCCCATGCTCGACATGCACTTCTTCCGCGACCGCCGGTTCACCGGAGCGGTCGCCGGGGCGGTCCTGATCACCTTCGGCATGGGCGGCTCCCTGTTCCTGCTCACCCAGCACATGCAGTTCGTCCTCGGATACGGCCCCCTGGAGGCGGGGCTGCGGACGGCACCGCTCGCGCTGATGATCGTGGCCCTCAACTTCACGGGCCTGTCGGCGAAGTGGTCGACCAGGCTCGGGACGCCCCTCTCCATCGGCCTGGGCATGGCGGTGATGGCCCTGGGCCTCCTCTCCATCGCCACGCTCACCGACCACGGCTATCCGGGCACCCTGCTGGGCCTGGTGCTCATCGGCGCGGGGGCGGCGGTCGCCAGTCCCGCGATGGCACACGCGATCATGAGCGCGATCCCGCCGGAGAAGGCCGGGGTCGGCGCAGGGATCAACGGCACCGTGGCGGAGTTCGGGCAGGGGCTGGGCGTCGCGGTGCTGGGCGCGGTGCTGAACGCGCGGTTCGCGACCCTGGTCTCGGTGGCGGCAGCGTCACTGCCGGCGGCGCTGGCGCAGGCGGGGTCGGTGTCGGAGCGGGCGCGGATCACGGAGGCGTTCGCCTCCGGGCTGGAGAGCAGTCAGTTGGTGGGGGCGGTGGCCGTGCTGCTGGGCGGGGTGGTGGCGGGGGTGTTGTTGCGAAGGGCGGAGCGGGGGGAAGTCGCCTGA